CTGCTTTActtagaaataaaatatataatcgtAATGCATGGCAAGCCTGCATAGCCAAGTTCAGACATCGAGATTGGTACTGCTTTGTACTGCATTCAATACAGAAAcggataataatagtattacAAATGCAAGACAAACGTGTACGTTGTTCATCAAATTTGGGGGGGTTAATCAAAGACACGGACTATCTTAacacaaaacatttgttttactttccGTTTACCTTCCTCTGAGATTGCAATCGGTGAAATAAATGTCAGAAATAAACTTCTCTACTCGTTCCAGTAGGGTTCGCCGGTTCTTCAACACGGGTTGATGATACATTGCCATTTGTTCAGCACACTTACGAGTCACTACAGCCTGCCCTACCTTACCTCTCGAAAGTACAGTACGGATGACAAGCACTCGTGTAGCGCAGGTGTCTGCAGTCCTGCTctgatctgcgcggctccaccaatgggatcgttGGATTTGTGCAGATCtacgcagaactgcggaaatctgcgctagaACAACGAATCAAGAACGCAACCGAAATTAAGCGTCATTTGACCCGGAAGTGTCAGGGGCTGTCGCCAAATTACGTATTTTTGCTGAATGTGGCCTCCTGAGCATTGGAGCTAAAAATATTATGAAAAGTGGAGGTTCTCATGTAGAAACTGTAGATACATTTTATATAGCTATCCTAAGGGATCTGATCCGTTAAATGAATGGCTACTTCaccagaaatataaaaataagatgTAGTTTGTTGGGATAATTGAGATTAAATTTTAAATGACCAAACAGGAATGGGTGTCACTGTAAACTTGTTACAGAAGCAACGATAACAATGACAACGGCTTTGCAGGATATTTCACAAAAGAGTGCATTATAATAAGTCATCCACTGGGTAGTCGGCGCTGTTGTCCGAAATGAAGCTGCCGCGGTGCCTTAGGGGTCACATGACGTCACCGCTGCGCTAGGACAGGAACAGCATCAGTTGTGTTGTGTGGGTCTGAATGAAAATAAAGAGAGAAACATCAATGCACAGATTTTCGGTTTTAGGTTTACATAGCTGTGATTCGTATGATAAGTGTCGTATGCTGTCGTCGTCGTGCTCTAGGGAGTCGTATGCCGAACCTTGAGTAAAAAAGAGAGATTTAAAGAACTTCCCTCCTGACCCAACCCAGAAATGACAACATCAGTGTTTTTCGGCTGTACGTTCATCGCTTTCGGCCCAGCGATCGCATTGTTCGTCTTCACGATTGCTAGGGACCCCCTGCGGGTCATCTTTCTGATTGCCGGGTAAGTTGAAATCCGAGGACGtattaaaacaaagaacaacGCTGTTTACTGCGGTTGGCTCTGGCAGGTTATGTCTGCAGACACGGAGCCCGTTCGTGTGAGGCTCGGCGGGTCATCACCAGTACCCTGGTCGCGCTGCCGCAGTTCTGCGCGTCTCCGCCAGTGGGATCGGTGTGGTTCTGCAaatctgtgcagatctgcggacatctgcgctacacgaaggCGACCACTGCACTGCACCGGCAACTCTAGGCCATTTGCTTACTgatgtatgctgtgtttgatgtAAAATGACATTCCAAAACTGTATTGACATCAATTTCGATTTTAAGCTCCTGAAATGCACCACATAATTCGAATTAATTTGCCAAAagcaactttatttttttttgtattatatccGTGTGTCTATGCTGCCTTATTagtgttaattaaaataacaaatgcatCATTCATGTATGATGTTAATTAGTTAAAACACGGTGTGTGTGTAGCCAGTAAAGTGCAGCCTACACGCTAGCGATGCTAGTTTGGTGCATTATgcacattattttatacaatgtaGTGCAAAAAAGCCATGTGACTGACTGCATGCCATAAGGTTGCAATAAACGTCATTGCAATGACATAGTATAGTTCTCAGACAAGACTGGACATGTATGTTAATGTTAAAAacgtgtttatttgttttgtatgtaaaTCAGGAAGAAGATACTTGTTGGATTTAACATTAATGATCTTCAATGTGTTCTGTTCGTTTCAGAGCTTTTTTCTGGCTGGTGTCGCTACTGCTGTCCTCACTGGTGTGGTTCATTGCTGTGCAGATCAGCAACAAAGAAAATGCCTCCCAGCAGAAAGGACTCCTAATATTCGGGGTGGTGCTGTCTGTGCTGCTGCAGGAAACCTTCCGCTTCGGTTACTACAAGCTGCTGAAGTATGAGGGTCACACATTCTGTTTGTCTCCATGCATAAGCCTactgtctttttctttctagCCTTTTTTGTTTAGTAACCTGTTGTGTACATTCTGAATGATTCACATTGTCAACAGAGGTGATCTGCCCTGTAAATGATCAAAACCAAAGTGGAGTTATTAAACAAAGTGGAGTCCCAAAGGACTGCCAATGAAGCATTGTGCATTAAAGCATTTGCAGCTGTACTTCCCTAGTTTTAGCTTTGAAAGGTATTTCTAGGAACGGCCTTTTTAGGAGGCAGAGTAGTGCATGATCTAAGGAAAGCTATCAACAAGCAATcacaatgaacacacacacccacaatgAAATAGATCACAGGACAACACTGGTGATTTAATATTCTCTTTTAAACCATTTGaggtatgtatttttattagatGATTTGTCAGTGTTTTGAAGCCAGAACTTCTTTCAGCTTTTGATCACAATGCCTGAAGTGGATTCTTTGCCTTCTCTGCTTAGAATAGAAGGATTCGaggtgtgagtgtatgtgtgtgcacgcacgcacgcacgcacgcacgcacacacgcacacacgcacacacacacaaaggaaaaGGGTGGAGAGGCTGATGGAGTTGAGGGGAATGGAGATATAACTCAGTAGAGGGAGATGAGAAAAGTATATGCGTAGGTCAGATATAGAGAGGTTAAGCTTCAGGTGATGAAAATTCATTTCAGATGAGACCGCTGAAGGGTAGTCAGAGATGCAAATGGGAAAGCCTGAATCGAAGGAGGGAAAAGATAGGAAAATCGTGGCAGCATCAGCACAGAAAGTATGAGACTGAATAACAGAAACTAAGGAGTAGGTGTAGAGAGAGAATATCACTTCTATATTGTGAGTGTCAAACACTTGGTATCAACATGGGGCTTTGAGTCATGTTCTTTCTCACGCCCTGCTGCAAAGAAAATTACTTCACACCCCAAATATTGTCCTTTAAATGCTTCTATTTATATACAAgagagaaatgttttttttttttgtattttaagtttTTTGAATGTCTGTTGTAGTCTTTATAAATATTTAGTGGAGTACCTTTTTGCCAAAgtactgtattttttattttttataaattgaCAAATTCCCCTTTTTTCTTTATTCCAAGGAAAGCAAATGAAGGTTTGCTGGCTCTCAGTCAAGAAGATGCAATGCCCATTTCAATACGACAGCTAGCATATGGTAAGCTGAAAGAAATCAAGTGGCAGATGTTCATTTACTGATACCTAcaaggctggtttcacagacccaaattagCACTATTCTTGGActacttagtattattttaggtagagtagtaTTAAACGGGTACTAATCAAGCTGAAACCAGCCAATAGAGTTTAAACTCTTCAACAGAACAAGTGTACTAAGTTGCATTTTAAGGAGGATCAAATGTGtatggcatttatttttaattgtatccaTTAACTTGTACACTGTAGGCCTTTATGAGgagtctctgttttctgtgtgttgtgCTTGAGAGTCAGGAGAAGAGAAAGTGTGAAAAGAGCACGTGCTTTTAAAACCAGTGATGTGCAACCTGTGGCTGGCATGTTCttctaataaatattaaataatttgtttctCACTGTTATGGCTTCTAATGATGATCAATGACTACATTTTAAACTTCCTGTTACTTCAATTATAATTCAATCGATAACCGTTTTGGTTTTCCCGGAAAGTAATATAAATCTATCTCTATGTATTCTAGATGGATAGTTACACATTAGACTTTGATTGCACTCCTCGGATTTAGTCGTCCTGCATCGGTGTGCTCTTCACATCACAATCTGCAAAAGTGAACAAACTCTTCATTCACTGCGTTTGTCCATTTGTGTCTCCCAGTGTCTGGCCTAGGGTTTGGCTTCATGAGTGGAGCCTTCTCAGTCGCGAACATCCTGGCAGACTCCTTCGGCCCGGGCACAGTGGGCATTCATGGAGATTCGCAGCACTATTTCATATCCTCAGGTAACATTGATGTTCAGGCTTCCAAAATATAGTTAAACAAGCACTCAGTCTTTAAATTTGTGTAACACTGTGGAAGTGAATTTGTGGACTCTGTGAGGCAGAAGTTTTATAAAGGCCTTAGCTAAATAAATGCTTGTGGTTATGatgtagggaaaaaaaaaaatcttggttTCAGTCTTAATGCGTGCAGCGTGggtgattttaaatagcatataCTGTAGATCTGCCGTTTGTTACTTTTTGTGGATTACTATAAAAAGCAGTCCAGCTCTCCAAAAGCCCCCCAATTTCTGGTTTTATGTAGTAATCATTTGTGATTGCAGCTTAACACAATAGAAAAGAGAACACGTTGGCTGTCACCCTATTATCTTCTCTATGAGGTTTTGCAGAATATACGGTTTGTTTTGTGCTTATGTGACAGAGAAAACAGTTCCCAAGAAATGCTGAAGCCTCATAACAGAGCAGCCGATGGGCGCCTGTGTGCTGTGAAAACGTGGCCCTCACACTGTTGGGAGAGAGGATTAATGGCAGACATGCTCACAGAGGAACACAGAATATAGTAGTGGACTAGGCCTGGAGTGGACGAAAATGAAGCAGTCCCAGAGGAAAGGCTGCACAGGTGTCACCTCTACAGAAACTGACCCATGGCCCTCCTGACTCCTCCAGTGAAATGGCATCTGGGTGTGTAGGGATCATGAATTACGTTGTTTGAGTGTTGACAGATTATGTCGAACGTCAGAGGATTACGTTACACATTTATGAATGCTTCAAGcgttgacaaaaacaaaaaaaataggtGGCATTGAGGATGTGCATTGAACTGTGTTAAGggtctgcaaaacaaaacaggtgGAAGTACACCTTGTGTTAGTCACAGCACACAGGCACTATCGACCGCTTTGTCACAAAGCTTCAGTATTTCCTGGATGTGAGGTAATCCCATACGCTCTTTTGGGAAATATTTTAGACTTGAAAGCTAAACTGTCAAATTGTCACCTTagctttgcatttttttttatcatgtcCACAAGATGGTACAGTTGTTATAACTTCCTTCAGTCTGTGAGATGTGTGCTGAAAATTATCACCGAACTGAAAAGAAAAGTAGCAGGAATTAAGGAGTTGTTTTAGGAAGGACATAAATATAATCcaaatcttattttttattatgtagTATGTTCAAAATGTAGGAGTTATATTTTGGTATAGACTTTtcaaattcacattttaaatttgactttattCCTA
The genomic region above belongs to Amia ocellicauda isolate fAmiCal2 chromosome 4, fAmiCal2.hap1, whole genome shotgun sequence and contains:
- the aph1b gene encoding gamma-secretase subunit Aph-1b, with product MTTSVFFGCTFIAFGPAIALFVFTIARDPLRVIFLIAGAFFWLVSLLLSSLVWFIAVQISNKENASQQKGLLIFGVVLSVLLQETFRFGYYKLLKKANEGLLALSQEDAMPISIRQLAYVSGLGFGFMSGAFSVANILADSFGPGTVGIHGDSQHYFISSAFMTMAIILLHMFWGVVFFDACEKKRWWSVALVVLSHLLVSCLSFLNPQYEGSLIPAYVIMFLMGSWAFLSAGGSLRNLKLCLTCKDKDFLLANHRPR